A single window of Nocardioides kongjuensis DNA harbors:
- a CDS encoding helix-turn-helix domain-containing protein: protein MTKTPTALTGANVRAEMARQDVSQTELAAKVGLSQTGLSKRLRGAIPFDVNELAAVAAELHVSIDQLTAGIATTEGATA, encoded by the coding sequence ATGACCAAGACACCCACCGCCCTCACGGGGGCGAACGTCCGGGCCGAGATGGCCCGCCAGGACGTCTCCCAGACAGAGCTGGCCGCCAAGGTCGGCCTCAGCCAGACCGGCCTCTCGAAGCGACTGCGGGGTGCGATCCCGTTCGACGTCAACGAGCTGGCCGCCGTCGCCGCCGAGCTGCACGTCTCGATCGACCAGCTGACCGCCGGCATCGCCACCACCGAGGGGGCGACGGCATGA